The proteins below come from a single Marinobacter bohaiensis genomic window:
- a CDS encoding flavodoxin family protein, with protein sequence MAILKWLLVSLAVAAVLAALVPIVVTQIEYHQARENRQHLDARPVSDGAARSAVIVFSRSGNTAVLGQYIARKESADYFRLEASAYKLGLMGWIQAMRDARSSEAVITPQTVDLSGYDTVYLGSPIWLYSPAPPIWAFVDRNRFDGQHVVLFNTFNSNFEPGYIDAFRQNVLDRGARSFEHRFVKRGRMGQQLSIDEMIEAFDEL encoded by the coding sequence ATGGCTATATTGAAATGGCTTCTGGTTTCACTTGCAGTGGCCGCCGTTCTGGCTGCTCTGGTGCCCATCGTCGTCACACAGATCGAGTATCACCAGGCACGCGAGAACCGCCAGCACCTGGATGCGCGGCCGGTTTCAGACGGGGCTGCACGGAGCGCCGTTATCGTCTTCTCCCGCTCAGGCAATACCGCCGTGCTGGGCCAATACATTGCCAGGAAGGAGAGCGCGGACTATTTTCGGCTGGAAGCGAGCGCCTACAAACTGGGCCTGATGGGATGGATTCAAGCCATGCGGGATGCTCGTAGCAGCGAGGCGGTCATTACCCCGCAAACCGTCGACCTGTCAGGTTACGACACCGTTTACCTGGGCTCGCCGATCTGGCTCTATAGCCCGGCCCCACCCATCTGGGCCTTCGTCGACCGGAATCGCTTTGACGGCCAGCATGTGGTGCTTTTCAACACCTTCAACAGCAACTTCGAGCCAGGCTACATCGACGCCTTCCGGCAAAATGTTCTCGACCGCGGAGCTCGATCCTTCGAACACCGCTTCGTGAAACGCGGTCGTATGGGGCAGCAGCTATCCATCGATGAGATGATAGAGGCATTCGATGAGCTCTGA
- a CDS encoding AraC family transcriptional regulator produces the protein MIDDVRNHASSATAALKSLEQRLLKIAGTAGDFSTLVPALSIHRRDAVTDPVPCIYELGLTVTVTGAKKVLVGTEVFDNNPGQGLLASVDLPVVSYVTRASDADPYLGLVIRLDSSLVLKVAAGLSIGRAPRNIGFAALSQDRLDSGLLGTVDRLVALTDEPKLAPSVAPLIEQEIIARLLLSPHGPLFMKLNASDSPSRHVAQTMAWLKQHFMESISIEALADIAHMSPSTFRQHFKAVTGLSPLKYLKQLRLQEARQLMLNQHVDAGAAGLQVGYESVSQFSREYARLFGEPPLRDIRRLRTVETGAG, from the coding sequence ATGATTGACGACGTAAGAAACCATGCTTCGAGTGCAACGGCCGCGCTGAAATCACTCGAGCAACGACTGCTGAAAATAGCCGGAACCGCCGGTGACTTCTCGACGCTGGTGCCGGCGCTGTCTATCCACCGCCGAGACGCCGTTACCGACCCCGTCCCCTGTATCTACGAGCTGGGTCTGACCGTCACGGTGACGGGCGCGAAGAAGGTGCTCGTCGGCACCGAGGTGTTCGACAACAACCCGGGGCAAGGACTTCTGGCCTCGGTGGATCTGCCGGTTGTGTCCTATGTGACACGGGCCAGCGACGCCGATCCTTACCTGGGTCTGGTCATACGACTGGATTCGAGCCTGGTGCTGAAAGTGGCTGCGGGCCTTTCCATCGGTCGGGCGCCGCGCAACATAGGGTTTGCTGCCCTGTCGCAGGACCGCCTGGACAGCGGCCTGCTCGGTACCGTCGACCGTCTGGTCGCGTTGACCGACGAACCCAAACTCGCCCCCAGTGTGGCGCCGCTGATCGAACAGGAGATCATCGCCCGACTCCTGCTTAGCCCGCACGGCCCCCTGTTCATGAAGCTCAATGCCAGCGATTCACCCAGCCGTCATGTCGCCCAGACCATGGCCTGGCTCAAGCAGCATTTCATGGAGTCGATCAGCATTGAGGCCCTGGCGGACATAGCCCACATGAGCCCTTCAACCTTTCGCCAGCACTTCAAGGCCGTAACGGGCCTGAGCCCCCTGAAATACCTCAAGCAGCTGCGGCTTCAGGAGGCCCGGCAACTCATGCTCAACCAGCATGTGGACGCCGGGGCAGCCGGACTGCAGGTGGGCTACGAAAGCGTGTCCCAGTTCAGCCGTGAGTACGCCCGACTGTTCGGCGAACCACCGCTGCGGGACATCAGGAGACTGCGCACCGTAGAGACCGGGGCGGGATGA
- a CDS encoding alpha/beta hydrolase — MHKISIPTHNGQNITLSAVMNFPGGFDESQVYPAVVVSHPGGGVKEQTAGLYARKLAESGLVAIAFDASYQGESTGEPRQLENPYIRTEDVSAVIDYLTTLPYIDNDRIGAMGICAGAGYTANAAINDRRIKAVGTVSAVNIGQMFRNGWENDIQDADALPALQAGSDARTADAAGSEIATIPLAPMREEDAPNEELREAWEYYHTDRCQYPTAPGYATARSLNQIISYDAYHKAEAFLTQPLQIVAGSDAGSKWMSDDLYARAASVDKSFHVVEGANHMSLYDKTPFVDEAVSVLSPFFERTLK, encoded by the coding sequence ATGCACAAGATCAGTATTCCGACCCATAACGGCCAGAACATTACCCTGTCGGCCGTCATGAACTTTCCAGGCGGCTTTGACGAAAGCCAGGTTTATCCCGCCGTCGTCGTATCGCACCCCGGCGGCGGCGTGAAGGAGCAGACCGCTGGTCTGTACGCCCGCAAGCTCGCCGAATCCGGCCTGGTGGCCATTGCCTTCGATGCTTCCTATCAAGGTGAGAGCACTGGCGAACCGCGTCAGTTGGAGAACCCGTACATCCGTACCGAGGACGTGAGTGCTGTCATCGACTACCTGACCACGCTCCCCTACATCGATAACGATCGGATCGGTGCCATGGGCATCTGTGCCGGTGCCGGCTACACCGCCAACGCGGCGATCAACGACCGCCGCATCAAGGCCGTAGGCACGGTGAGTGCCGTGAACATCGGCCAGATGTTCCGCAACGGCTGGGAAAACGACATCCAGGATGCGGACGCGCTGCCTGCTCTCCAGGCGGGGTCGGACGCGCGGACGGCCGACGCCGCCGGTAGCGAGATTGCGACCATTCCCCTGGCGCCGATGCGGGAAGAGGACGCGCCCAACGAAGAGTTGCGCGAGGCTTGGGAGTATTACCACACCGATCGCTGCCAGTATCCGACCGCGCCCGGCTATGCCACCGCCCGCAGCCTGAATCAGATCATTAGCTATGACGCCTATCACAAGGCCGAGGCCTTCCTGACCCAGCCGCTGCAGATCGTGGCGGGCAGTGATGCCGGCAGCAAGTGGATGAGCGACGACCTGTATGCGCGCGCTGCCAGTGTCGACAAGAGCTTTCACGTGGTGGAAGGCGCCAACCACATGTCGCTGTATGACAAGACCCCTTTTGTCGACGAGGCGGTGTCCGTCCTGTCGCCCTTTTTCGAACGCACACTCAAGTAA
- a CDS encoding alpha/beta hydrolase, translating into MSTSNVMSVTYQNLGWESAADLYLPPDFDESRRYPAIVSTHPIGSCKEQTSGNVYAAALAQAGYVALAFDASFQGESGGSPRFVEDPSIRVSDIRFAIDYLVTLPYVDENRIGAIGVCGGGAYTIHAGITDHRIKALASITGVNFGRLIREGFSEFNPVAALEAMGQQRTAEAQGAERNVINYLPGSVEEGRQAGITDIDVLEATDYYKTQRGQQPNGATSGLFSFNSAAMGWDAFTNAEVLLTQPLMVVIGDKPGGFGAYRDGWEIYGRAASTDKHIVVAEGYSHYDLYDQPEPVEMALSRVIPFFRDRL; encoded by the coding sequence ATGAGCACCAGCAACGTCATGAGTGTCACCTACCAGAACCTGGGATGGGAATCGGCTGCGGATCTGTACTTGCCGCCGGATTTTGATGAGAGCCGGCGCTATCCGGCCATCGTCAGCACCCATCCGATCGGCAGCTGCAAGGAGCAGACATCGGGCAATGTCTACGCCGCAGCCCTGGCGCAAGCGGGTTATGTAGCGCTCGCTTTCGATGCCAGCTTTCAGGGTGAAAGCGGCGGTTCCCCGCGCTTTGTCGAAGACCCGTCAATTCGCGTGTCCGACATTCGCTTTGCCATCGATTACCTGGTCACGCTGCCCTACGTGGACGAGAACCGGATCGGCGCGATCGGCGTCTGTGGCGGTGGGGCCTACACCATTCACGCGGGAATCACCGATCACCGCATCAAGGCCCTGGCCTCGATCACGGGCGTCAACTTCGGCCGTCTGATCCGGGAAGGGTTCAGCGAGTTCAACCCGGTCGCCGCACTGGAGGCCATGGGCCAGCAACGCACCGCGGAGGCCCAGGGGGCCGAGCGTAACGTCATCAACTACCTGCCGGGGTCGGTTGAGGAAGGCCGCCAGGCGGGGATCACCGACATCGACGTGCTGGAAGCGACTGACTACTACAAGACGCAGCGCGGTCAGCAGCCTAATGGCGCCACCAGCGGCCTGTTCTCGTTCAACAGCGCAGCGATGGGATGGGACGCGTTCACCAACGCCGAGGTCCTGCTCACCCAGCCGCTGATGGTGGTTATCGGCGACAAGCCGGGTGGATTCGGTGCTTATCGTGATGGCTGGGAGATATACGGCCGCGCCGCATCCACGGATAAGCACATCGTGGTGGCGGAAGGTTATTCCCATTACGACCTGTACGACCAGCCCGAGCCGGTGGAGATGGCCCTGTCACGGGTGATCCCGTTCTTCAGGGACCGGCTGTAG
- a CDS encoding NADH-dependent flavin oxidoreductase — protein MSIEATSTPLTHLFEPFAFAKGVELRNRIVMAPMTTWSGNRDGTVSHQELAYYRRRSKGAGMIITGCTHVTENGIGFQNEFAAHNDCFIPSLRHLAESAKSGGGKAILQIFHAGNKAVPELIADGDLVSASQVKASPGPFNSGERAPRALSGRDIADMIEAFGLATRRAIEAGFDGVELHGAHGFLIQNFLSPRYNRRQDSWGGSLENRMRFPLALVEEVNRVIDRHANQPFLVGYRLSPEESDPGGLRMEETLALADRLADSRVDYLHVSLSNLLEDQPGQASDGVLTVEQFIERVNGRIPVMAAGGLRTPEQASRALDLGLPLIAVGKGLVMNADWVSLAEQGRQDRIRTELPRDELRRIGIPDNLRKVIAAKSGWFPIKDDGVSA, from the coding sequence ATGTCCATTGAAGCAACATCCACTCCGTTGACCCATCTGTTCGAGCCTTTCGCGTTCGCCAAGGGCGTCGAACTGCGCAACCGGATTGTCATGGCGCCCATGACCACCTGGTCCGGCAACCGGGATGGCACGGTATCCCATCAGGAGCTGGCCTACTATCGGCGCCGCAGTAAAGGAGCGGGAATGATCATCACGGGGTGCACCCACGTTACGGAGAATGGCATTGGCTTCCAGAACGAATTTGCTGCCCACAATGATTGCTTTATCCCAAGCCTGCGTCACCTTGCCGAATCTGCGAAAAGTGGCGGGGGTAAGGCGATCCTGCAAATATTCCACGCTGGTAATAAGGCGGTGCCTGAGTTGATTGCCGATGGTGACCTGGTCAGCGCCAGTCAAGTAAAGGCCAGTCCGGGGCCGTTCAACAGCGGTGAGCGTGCTCCACGGGCACTGAGCGGCCGAGACATCGCAGACATGATTGAAGCATTCGGTCTAGCCACGCGTCGGGCGATCGAAGCGGGCTTTGATGGCGTCGAATTGCACGGGGCTCACGGTTTCCTGATCCAGAATTTCCTGTCGCCGCGGTACAACCGTCGGCAGGACAGTTGGGGGGGATCGTTGGAAAACCGCATGCGGTTCCCGTTGGCATTGGTTGAGGAGGTGAATCGAGTAATTGACAGGCACGCGAATCAGCCGTTTCTGGTCGGTTACCGACTTTCGCCCGAGGAATCCGACCCTGGTGGCCTGCGCATGGAAGAGACGCTGGCACTGGCTGATCGTCTGGCGGACAGCCGGGTGGATTACTTGCATGTGTCGCTGTCGAACTTACTTGAGGACCAACCCGGACAGGCTTCAGACGGTGTGCTCACCGTCGAGCAATTTATCGAGCGCGTGAACGGACGGATTCCGGTAATGGCGGCCGGGGGATTGCGCACGCCGGAACAGGCCTCCCGGGCCCTGGACCTCGGCTTGCCCCTGATTGCCGTTGGCAAGGGTCTGGTTATGAACGCGGACTGGGTGTCGTTGGCGGAGCAGGGGCGGCAGGACCGGATTCGCACGGAACTGCCGCGCGACGAGCTGCGGCGTATCGGTATCCCGGACAACCTCAGGAAGGTGATCGCCGCGAAGAGCGGCTGGTTTCCCATAAAGGACGACGGGGTTTCCGCTTAG
- a CDS encoding TVP38/TMEM64 family protein gives MEQTELDRRAGWLRSPVMGIVASILSVTIILAVLYAFGIHHQVMDLLRWFDAQGAWAPLLFILIMVLVMVLLLPGVLFTTGAGFVFGVVEGTLYVVIGTVLGGSLAFFIARHFFGEKARRYVMARSHLQLMSEEMTPHDWKIVLLTRLIPFFPSKISNFFFGLTNFSFRGFFVGSLIGYIPFSLHNVYLGSIAADLTTLGVRESARSPLEWTIYGAGFVGTVVAVIFLNRLARRALARYTRKEDIVEDST, from the coding sequence ATGGAACAGACCGAGCTGGATCGCCGTGCCGGCTGGCTGCGCTCCCCTGTCATGGGCATCGTGGCCAGTATCCTGTCGGTCACCATCATACTGGCGGTGCTTTACGCCTTCGGCATCCACCACCAGGTCATGGACCTGCTGCGCTGGTTCGACGCCCAGGGCGCCTGGGCGCCGTTGCTGTTTATCCTGATCATGGTGCTGGTGATGGTGCTGCTGTTGCCCGGCGTGCTCTTCACCACCGGCGCGGGGTTCGTGTTCGGTGTGGTGGAAGGCACCCTCTATGTCGTCATCGGCACGGTGCTGGGCGGTTCGCTGGCGTTCTTCATCGCCCGCCACTTCTTCGGCGAGAAAGCGCGCCGGTACGTGATGGCCCGCTCCCACCTGCAACTGATGAGCGAGGAAATGACGCCCCACGACTGGAAGATCGTGCTGCTGACGCGGTTGATCCCGTTCTTTCCCAGCAAGATCTCCAACTTTTTCTTCGGCCTGACCAACTTCTCCTTCCGCGGCTTCTTCGTCGGCAGCCTGATTGGCTATATCCCGTTTTCTCTCCACAATGTCTACCTGGGGTCCATCGCCGCCGACCTGACCACCCTGGGCGTGCGTGAGAGCGCCCGTTCGCCGCTGGAATGGACCATCTACGGCGCCGGTTTCGTCGGTACCGTGGTGGCGGTGATTTTCCTCAACCGGCTGGCCCGGCGCGCCCTCGCCCGTTACACGCGCAAGGAGGACATCGTGGAGGATTCAACATGA
- a CDS encoding sensor histidine kinase — MATNSQETVGHFRLVPDVSEAPAGGEGLSAHLTRHRLFYQIWLSVSALILLAAIFGYQTLVQLRLDPITTQQTATLDSMHRELTRELGYLQRVPRLIRAHPDVGAALSRNAPVDRDRLEQAFIYLQQLSPLISQLRWIDANGQEQARVNFGPDGAQPAPDNRLQGKAHRTYVQETLQLDEQSVYLSPINLNVENQLIVRPFEPTLRAAIRTGSSQGMYSGLLVANVNLAPLLDDIRRHNNATSQVQLLDERGYWLVHGDPGREWGHVLGRNNLSLNQAMPELWQQISGRERLSGVIVDGNLWSARSVAINTGSGTPERRLIALTGTRGYLAGRIATTTGLMVAATALLLSAVTGALAMRLSDSLRAQANLGHQLQQDKTELNDAYNQLLQAHKETQYLQDEVVEARKLSSLGTLVSGVAHELGLPAGNALITIDNVRNQQLDLLERLASGARNPDELDRMISASTDGLERAQSDLRQVVERVSSFKRLAVDRSRESLQLFRLAGRLEDLVRTMEAQLNGRNITLELQVPADLTLRSFPGLISQLVQNLIENAVTHAFTNQTSGHVLVWARPLDSEMFQLEVRDNGSGIPPHIRTCLFDPFVTSARDQGHAGLGFYQIHQWVTLILHGRVSIDSTAGNGTRVTLSLPVYLSR, encoded by the coding sequence ATGGCGACTAACAGTCAGGAGACCGTCGGCCATTTCAGGCTGGTTCCAGACGTGTCCGAGGCACCCGCCGGAGGTGAGGGGCTGTCCGCCCACCTGACCCGGCACCGGCTGTTCTACCAGATCTGGCTGAGCGTCAGCGCGCTGATCCTGCTGGCGGCGATCTTTGGTTACCAGACGCTGGTGCAGCTACGCCTCGACCCGATTACCACCCAACAGACAGCCACCCTGGACAGCATGCATCGCGAGCTGACCCGGGAGCTGGGCTACCTGCAGCGGGTACCGAGACTGATTCGCGCCCATCCCGACGTCGGTGCCGCCCTCAGCCGCAATGCGCCGGTCGACCGGGACAGGCTGGAGCAGGCGTTCATCTACTTACAGCAACTCTCGCCACTGATCTCCCAACTGCGCTGGATCGATGCCAACGGGCAGGAACAGGCTCGCGTCAACTTTGGCCCTGACGGCGCCCAACCGGCGCCGGATAACCGGCTGCAAGGCAAGGCGCATCGCACTTATGTCCAGGAAACACTGCAGTTGGACGAGCAGTCGGTCTACCTGTCCCCCATCAATCTCAATGTTGAAAACCAGCTGATCGTGCGCCCCTTCGAGCCAACCCTGCGCGCGGCCATACGCACCGGCAGCAGCCAGGGGATGTACAGCGGTCTGCTGGTCGCCAACGTGAACCTCGCGCCGCTTCTGGATGACATCCGCCGTCACAACAACGCGACGAGCCAGGTGCAGTTACTGGACGAGCGCGGTTACTGGCTGGTTCACGGGGACCCAGGCCGGGAATGGGGGCACGTGCTGGGTCGCAACAACCTGTCCCTGAACCAGGCAATGCCTGAGCTGTGGCAGCAAATCAGCGGGCGGGAGCGGCTATCCGGCGTGATCGTCGACGGCAACCTGTGGTCAGCCCGCAGCGTGGCCATCAATACCGGCAGCGGTACGCCGGAACGGCGGCTGATTGCCCTGACCGGCACACGGGGTTACCTGGCAGGGCGTATCGCCACCACCACAGGGTTGATGGTTGCAGCAACGGCGCTGTTGCTCTCGGCCGTGACCGGTGCCCTGGCCATGCGCCTGTCCGACAGCCTGAGGGCGCAGGCCAACCTCGGCCACCAGTTGCAGCAGGACAAGACCGAACTGAACGACGCCTACAACCAGTTGCTACAGGCCCACAAGGAAACCCAGTACCTGCAGGATGAAGTGGTGGAAGCCCGCAAGCTGTCGTCCCTGGGGACGCTGGTCAGCGGTGTGGCCCACGAGCTGGGCCTGCCGGCGGGCAACGCGCTGATCACGATCGACAACGTACGCAACCAGCAACTGGACCTGCTGGAGCGGCTCGCCAGCGGCGCCCGGAACCCCGATGAACTGGACCGGATGATCAGCGCCAGCACCGACGGCCTGGAGCGCGCCCAGTCCGACTTGCGACAGGTGGTCGAGCGCGTCAGCAGCTTCAAGCGCCTCGCCGTCGACCGCTCCCGGGAATCCCTGCAACTGTTCCGGCTAGCCGGGCGACTGGAGGATCTGGTACGCACCATGGAAGCCCAACTGAACGGCCGCAACATCACGCTGGAGCTGCAGGTACCCGCGGACCTGACCTTGCGCTCCTTTCCCGGCCTGATTTCACAACTGGTGCAGAACCTGATCGAAAACGCCGTCACCCACGCGTTCACTAACCAGACCAGCGGCCATGTGCTGGTCTGGGCCCGGCCCCTGGACTCTGAGATGTTTCAGTTGGAAGTGCGCGACAACGGCAGCGGCATTCCGCCCCACATCCGGACCTGCCTGTTCGACCCGTTCGTGACCTCCGCCCGGGATCAGGGCCACGCCGGGCTCGGCTTCTACCAGATCCACCAGTGGGTGACGCTGATCCTGCACGGCCGCGTGAGCATCGATTCCACTGCGGGCAACGGGACCCGCGTGACCCTCTCGCTGCCGGTGTACCTGTCCCGCTGA
- a CDS encoding MFS transporter, with amino-acid sequence MTAQTPSHGFSKFKVLLIEFALAMGGFGIGTGEFAIMGLMPNMSADLGITEPQVGHLISAYALGVVVGAPLLAILGARLFRRHLLILLMAFYTLGNIASALAPTYESLMIFRFIAGLPHGAYFGVAALVAASLVPANQRAKAVSRVMMGLTLALLIGNPLATMLGQSLNWRYAYYFVSIVAALTAILVFFFLPLNRDEQRNSPLHEVRAFRGAQLWYALAIGAVGFAGMFCVFSYLAPTLLNVTGVDENWIPIALAVFGLGGFVGNILGGWLFDRLQFRSVGWLLIWSAGVLMIFPTATASIWTLLAVCFMVALMSALGPALQTRLMDVADEAQTLAAASHHAAFNVANALGPWLGGLAITAGLGWQSTGYVGAGAAVAGLMIFLMAWRQENSVAPVAAEAGDA; translated from the coding sequence ATGACGGCTCAGACACCCTCGCACGGGTTTTCAAAATTCAAGGTCCTGCTGATTGAATTCGCCCTGGCCATGGGAGGATTCGGCATCGGCACCGGTGAGTTCGCCATCATGGGCCTGATGCCCAACATGTCCGCTGACCTGGGCATCACCGAACCCCAGGTGGGCCACCTGATCAGCGCCTACGCGCTGGGCGTGGTGGTCGGTGCGCCGCTGCTGGCGATCCTCGGCGCACGGCTGTTCCGGCGGCATCTGCTGATCCTGCTGATGGCGTTCTACACCCTGGGCAACATCGCCAGTGCCCTGGCGCCGACCTACGAGTCGCTGATGATCTTCCGCTTCATCGCCGGCCTGCCCCACGGTGCCTACTTCGGGGTCGCCGCGCTGGTGGCCGCCTCCCTGGTACCCGCCAACCAGCGGGCCAAGGCGGTGAGTCGGGTGATGATGGGGCTGACCCTGGCGCTGCTGATCGGCAACCCGCTGGCCACCATGCTGGGCCAGTCGCTGAACTGGCGCTATGCCTACTACTTCGTGAGCATCGTCGCCGCGCTGACCGCCATTCTGGTGTTCTTCTTCCTGCCGCTGAACCGGGACGAGCAGCGCAACAGCCCGCTGCACGAGGTGCGGGCCTTCCGCGGTGCCCAGCTCTGGTACGCGCTGGCCATCGGCGCGGTCGGGTTTGCCGGCATGTTCTGTGTATTCAGCTACCTGGCGCCGACGCTGCTGAACGTCACCGGCGTCGACGAAAACTGGATCCCCATCGCCCTGGCGGTGTTCGGCCTGGGCGGTTTCGTCGGCAACATCCTGGGGGGCTGGCTGTTCGACCGCCTGCAGTTCCGCAGCGTGGGCTGGTTGCTGATCTGGAGCGCCGGCGTCCTGATGATCTTCCCAACGGCCACAGCATCGATCTGGACGCTGTTGGCGGTCTGCTTCATGGTGGCGCTGATGTCCGCACTCGGCCCGGCCCTGCAGACCCGGCTGATGGACGTAGCCGACGAGGCCCAGACCCTGGCCGCCGCCTCCCACCACGCCGCATTCAACGTGGCCAACGCCCTCGGCCCCTGGCTGGGCGGGCTGGCGATCACCGCCGGCCTGGGCTGGCAATCCACCGGTTACGTGGGCGCCGGCGCGGCGGTGGCCGGCCTGATGATCTTCCTGATGGCCTGGCGCCAGGAGAACAGCGTCGCCCCGGTGGCGGCCGAAGCCGGTGATGCCTGA
- a CDS encoding sigma-54 interaction domain-containing protein, which yields MNVLAVLEASRTLFDLIDSPMLRELDSACEGVIVVDHQARIRWISQRFRHCMDLPEAGYFNGRPVEEVLPDSLLRQVTRDARPVRLDLCQLNGVWVVESRMPLRDRSGKLIGAMGVTHSRQPETIGHFAAKCRQLFDLPKVSPARSPGLRARYRFSDFIGSSEALQSTLDRARQAARLDTTVLLVGETGSGKDMLAQAIHNASLRRDLPFVAINLAAIPEDALEAELFGNGAQTAGMGGLIEAAGGGTLFLDEIGDLPMALQCKLSRLLQRQEYAATKAGPGALRIIASSSVSLADRVRDGDFRPELFYRLNVLPIDVPPLRQRPGDLHDLCDAFLRQICLATGISRKRLSQNALECLAGHSWPGNVRELRNMLEQASIFSPTETLDVADFNDLASLPARVISFAGDTVAPLNDTLALAELQAIEQALRASDNNRTQAARKLGISRANLYDKMRRLGLSVRPAH from the coding sequence ATGAACGTCCTCGCTGTTCTGGAGGCCTCCCGTACCCTGTTCGATCTGATCGACAGCCCCATGCTGCGCGAACTCGATAGCGCCTGCGAGGGCGTCATCGTGGTCGATCACCAGGCGCGTATCCGCTGGATAAGCCAGCGGTTTCGCCACTGTATGGACCTGCCTGAAGCCGGCTATTTCAACGGTCGGCCGGTTGAGGAAGTGCTGCCGGACAGCTTGCTGCGTCAGGTCACCCGGGACGCTCGGCCGGTGCGTCTGGACCTGTGTCAGCTGAATGGCGTATGGGTAGTGGAAAGCCGTATGCCGTTGCGGGACCGGAGCGGCAAACTGATTGGCGCCATGGGCGTCACCCACAGTCGTCAGCCTGAGACCATCGGCCATTTCGCCGCCAAGTGCCGGCAACTGTTCGACCTGCCCAAGGTGAGCCCGGCCCGGTCGCCCGGGTTGCGCGCCCGCTACCGGTTCAGCGATTTTATTGGCTCCAGCGAGGCGTTGCAGTCCACTCTCGACCGGGCCCGGCAGGCGGCGCGCCTGGACACCACGGTGCTGCTGGTGGGAGAGACCGGTAGCGGCAAGGACATGTTGGCCCAGGCGATTCATAACGCCTCGCTTCGTCGGGACTTGCCGTTCGTTGCGATCAACCTGGCCGCGATACCGGAGGATGCCCTGGAGGCGGAACTGTTCGGCAATGGGGCTCAGACTGCGGGGATGGGCGGACTGATCGAGGCGGCCGGCGGCGGTACGCTGTTTCTTGATGAGATTGGCGATTTGCCCATGGCCTTGCAGTGTAAGCTCTCGCGGTTGCTGCAGAGGCAGGAATACGCTGCTACGAAGGCCGGCCCGGGAGCGCTTCGGATCATCGCCTCCAGTAGTGTAAGCCTGGCCGACCGGGTGCGAGATGGTGATTTCCGTCCGGAGCTCTTCTATCGTCTCAATGTCCTACCAATCGATGTGCCGCCTTTGCGCCAGCGCCCGGGCGATCTGCACGATCTGTGTGATGCTTTCCTGCGACAGATCTGCCTGGCTACGGGGATTTCCCGCAAGCGCCTGTCGCAAAACGCGCTTGAATGCCTCGCCGGCCACAGCTGGCCGGGCAACGTTCGTGAGCTGCGTAACATGCTGGAACAGGCCAGTATCTTCTCTCCCACTGAAACACTCGACGTGGCGGATTTCAACGACCTGGCTTCGCTGCCAGCGCGCGTGATTTCCTTCGCTGGAGACACCGTAGCGCCGCTGAACGATACCCTGGCGCTGGCGGAACTGCAGGCCATCGAACAGGCTTTGCGCGCCAGCGACAACAACCGCACCCAAGCCGCGCGCAAGCTGGGAATTTCCCGCGCCAACCTCTACGACAAGATGCGTCGCCTGGGACTTTCCGTCCGTCCGGCGCACTGA